The following nucleotide sequence is from Streptomyces pactum.
ACATCCGTCACGGAGGGTGTCCAGCAGCCGAGGCGCCGACGGCTCTCGTTCGCCGGCTCGATCGAGGCCGAGCCGGACCTGGCGACCCGCTCTTCCGAAATTCTGCGCAGGGAATTGGGCGAAGCAGGCCAGTGATCATCTGCGATACCGGCCCGATCGTCGCTGCGTTCAACGCAAAGGACGACAGGCACGCCGACTGCCTGGCCCTGCTGGAGACTCATCCGGGTCCGCTGCTGATACCCGCACCGATCCTGGCAGAAGTCTGTTACCTGCTGGGGACACGGGCTGGCCCTCGGGCGGAGGCCATCTTTCTCCGCGCCGTCGCCTCCGGTGAGCTGCGGTTGGTTCCTCTTACTTCG
It contains:
- a CDS encoding type II toxin-antitoxin system VapC family toxin — translated: MIICDTGPIVAAFNAKDDRHADCLALLETHPGPLLIPAPILAEVCYLLGTRAGPRAEAIFLRAVASGELRLVPLTSEDLSRMAELVEQYADLPLGAADASVVAVAERLGAIDVATIDLRHFHVVRPKHAQALTLLP